CTGGGCCAGCGCCTCTTCATAGCGCCCCAGGATGTAGCTGACCTCGCCGTACTGATAGCAGGTGTGCAGATCATCGGGGTCCAGCGCCAACGCTCTGGCCAGGTATTTTTCGGCACCGTACCAGGATTGCACCGCCAAGTGCGTGGCCTCGAGGCGCCCGCCCCGCTCCATCAGGGTGCGGCCGATTTCCCGCCACAGGCCGGCATTGTCGGGGGTAATCAGGGTCATGATCCGGAGCAGGGAAACCTTGCGATCGAGATAGGGCAGATCGACTTCGCGGGCGTCAAGCATGATCGCCTCGCCGCCGATCTCGGCAATGATGTGGGGATAGGCCTGCTGCAGCACGTCGGCATAGCGGGCGGCATTGGCACAATCGGGGTTGCGGCGCAGGGCATGGTACAGTCCCCGCCCCACCTGGTCGTAGTCCGGTGTCCCGTTTGCGAGGGCCGCCACGTAGTCGGCTTCCTGCAGCGGAATGGGCAGGTCGCCCCAGGCCAGATCCACCAAACCGTCACGACCGGCAAGACGAAAGCCTTCAGCAGGCTGAAAATATCGAACCCCCTCGATGGGGGTAGGCGGCTGTTGCTGCATACCTTCCGTTCCTTACTCCGTTCTCACGATACCTTGCGAAGCATTACACTCTACCGTCGGCGCTTTCCGTTCGTCAACCGCAAAGCGGTACTTTCGCCGGATCAGGCAATAATGGAAAAAGGCCTGCCCTCCCGGCTGACCCCCCGTTTCATTCGCCCCGCCGAAACCTCGGAAACGGCTGAAAATGACGTCGTTTGGCTCCACTCACGTCCCCGCACGGCAGGATCACCATAGGCCCGCTGAACCCTGCCATCTCCCGTCGGCCGCAATGCCTCGCCGCTGCCGGTTGACGTCGCGTTGCTTCCGGCATCGGCACCGGACAGGCTTTCCGGCTGCCGCTTTTCCTGTTGGGCCTGGGCCATCTGATTGGCGGCCTGGGCGGCTACGGCCCGGTCCTGGCCGGATGGGTCCGCGGGAGCCAGGGCCGCACGAATCACCTGCTGCATCCGGGCAATAGTCTCCTCCGGCGTGCGGCCACCGGAGACATCGATCTGCACCTCGCCACCGGTAATGTAACTGCGTCCGTCCGGCCCCTGGGTGTAACTGTAGGAAGCGCTGCCGGCCAGGTTGCCCCCTGCCGCCTTGTGCGCCGCCTCGTGGGCCTTAACCTTTTCCTCGGTGCGCTTCAGTCGCTCGACCGTCTGCTTGACCTGGGGATCTTCAACGCTTCTGCCGTCGGCAGTGGTCCGCTCACCCGGCTTCGGCTCCCGCTGCCCGGTCTCCAGCGCCTGCCCCGGCTGTTGCGCGGAAAGCGTTACCCGGTCTTCTACCGGCTCCCGACTCCGACCACCAACGGAACGACGCTTTTCCGCTTCCGTACCGTCTGCCGCCGGTATACCGGAAAACTGCCGGACGGGAACCGTCCCGGCTCCCCTGTCTGCAACAGCGGAGAACTCCATTGAAGAATCACCTCTGGGACCAGACTATCCTGTTCCTGCAAGCAGTGTACACGGCATCCGGGTACAACGGCCTACGACATTACAGACCGGCCCTGGCCATTTCCTCCACCAGCTTTTTCTGACTACTGTTCAGCCCTTCCGGTACATGGACGTTGATCTTGACGTACAGGTCCCCTTTGGCGTTGGAACCGGGCGTCTTGATACCGCATCCCTTCAGGCGGAGCTTCGTACCGGGCTGGATACCGGGCGGCACCTTGATCCGCCGGGTTTCCTCCAGGGTCGGCACCTCCAGGCTGACTCCCAGACAGGCCTCACTGAAGCGGATGGTCCGCTCCACGAACAAATCTCCGCCGTCACGGCTAAACACCGGGTCATGGGCAACCCGTACGATCAAGAACAGATCGCCGCTGGGACCGCCGTTTTCCCCGTCGCTCCCCTTGCCGGCGATTCTGACCCGACTGCCGTTATCGACACCGGCGGGAATCCGGACCTTCAACTCCTCCCGCACGCCGTTGCGCCGGAAAGCCACCAGCTTTTCGCCGCCCAGCGCCGCCTCGCGAAAGCCCACGTCCAGCTCCAGGGTCAGATCGGCACCCCGTTGCGGCCCCCTGCGGAATCCGCCGCCACCGCTACTCCGGCGGAAGGCGCCGCCGAACAGCCGGGAGAAAATATCATCTCCGCCGTCCCCCATCCCCATATCCCGGAAGGTGCCGGAGAAATCAAACCCCTTGAAGATATCCTCCTGAGAATACTGACGATGGAAGTCAGACGACCCGAACGTATCGTACTGCTTGCGTTTTTCCGGGTCGGAGAGTACGGCGTAGGCTTCGTTGATCTCCTTGAACTTCTCCTCGGCGGCGCTATCTCCCTGGTTGCGGTCCGGATGGTACTTCACCGCCAGCTTGCGGAACGCCTTCTTGATGTCGTCGGCGGTTGCCGTCTTTTCGACTCCCAGCGACTTGTAGTAATCCGTCTGCGCCATAATCGATAACCTTGTATGATTCCGTGGAATTACCTCTTTGAATCGTAAAGTAGGCAGCTTTCGGCCGGCTGTCAACACCGTTCCCGCCGGAACGATACCCCGTGCCGCACGGATGTTGCACGGCAACGGGCGACCGGCATATCCCGGTCGCCCGCCACAGGTAGCATGACACCGGCAGCGGTCGGTTCGTTCAGAGCTGATCCTGCCCGCAAACCGTGCCCTGGAGTTCCCTCGTCCGGGAGAGCGATCAGCCTAGCGGGCGTACCCCACTGCCTGTGCCTCGGCAAGCGTGAGAACGACTTGGTCTTTCGATACCGCCGTCCGCTCCAGCTTACTCCAGTCAACGGCCTCGGGCAGCGCCATTTCCCGGCTGACAATCCGGCGAACCGCTTCCGGGTCGCGCAGCACCTCAGGGTCCAGTCGTATGGCGGCCACAGCCCCGTTTTCCAGCGACACCCTGTTCTTCTGACCGGCAGGCAGGTAGATCGCGCCGGTGTCGAAATCGACGATATAGGCGACTACTCCCGGAATGATACAGAAGAGCAGCCCCAGGCCGTCAAGGATGGCAACCTTGATATCGATTTCTCCGGCCTTCTGTCCCCGCCGCTCCGGATACATCAGCGTGCCGCAGGCGGCAAGCTGCAGCATGAGCACAACAGTCACGCCGGCAGCAACGGCCTTGATCATTATCTTTTGCATGGGACACCTCCTCGGATACGTGATATTACAGGCGCAGCTCCCGCCAACGGAAGCAGTCCGTGGTGTGATCGTTGACCATCCCCACCGCCTGCATGTGGGCGTAGCAGATGGTGCTGCCCACGAAACGGAATCCCCGTTGCTTGAGATCCTTGCTCAGGGCGTCGGACACCGGCGTGCTGGCCGGCACCTCCGCCAGGCTCTTCCAGCTGTTCTGCACCGGTCTGCCGTCAACAAAACGCCACATATAGGCATTGAACGAGCCGAACTGTTCCTGCACCGCGAGGAAGGCCCGGGCATTGCTCACCGCCGACTCCACCTTCAGCCGGTTGCGCACAATGCCGGGGTTGGCCAGTAACGTCGCAATCTTTGTCTGATCAAACCGGGCCACCACTTCGGGATCGAAGCCGGCAAAAGCCTCACGGTAGGCGTCCCGTTTGCGCAGGATGGTGATCCAGGACAGCCCGGCCTGGGCCCCCTCCAAAGTCAGGAACTCAAAGAGCAGGCGGTCGTCGTGTACCGGCACCCCCCATTCCTCGTCGTGATAACGGCAGTAGAGCGGGTCGCTGCCGCTCCAGCCACAGCGGTTCAATGATGCTTCACGCGTTGTCATGGTCTCACCTTTCACCCGGATACGTCAACCGGCAAGCCCTGTGGTGCAGTTCAGCCCCCCTCCGGCGGCTCAATCGGTCACCCGGTTCCTGCCTCTCTCCTTTGCCCGATACAACGCCTGATCGGCCCGACGCACCGCCTCTTCCTCGCTGCCGTCCTGCCGGCCGGCTTCGGCCACCCCGATACTAATGGTGACCCGCCCCGCCCCGGGGGCAACGGAATCGGCCACGCCGGCACGAAGCTTTTCGGCAAGCACCAGGGCACCCTGCCGGTCAGTGTCCGGCAGCAGCGCCAGGAACTCCTCGCCGCCGAAACGGGCAACAAAATCGCTCTGACGCAACGAGCCGGCCAGCAGAGCCGCCACATGCCTGAGCACCAGATCCCCCACCTCATGACCGAAGGTGTCGTTCACCCGTTTGAAATGATCGATGTCCATCAGCAGCAAACCATAAGACGTCCCGGAACGCTGCATGCGCACAAACTCGTCATGGAGCCGTTCGTTCGCTGCCCGGCGATTGTGAAGGCCGGTCAGGGCGTCGTGCAGGGCGATCCGCTCCAGCTCCCGGTTGGCCGTTACCAGTTCCGCGGTGCGCTCCTGCACCTTCAACTCCAGATACTGATTGCTTTCTTCCAGTTGCCGCTTCCGCTCCAGCAGGGTCGAGGTCATGCCGCGCAACGAATCCGCCAGTTTCTGGATCTCGCGGATACCGCTGGTGAGGGTAAAGGGGGTTGCTTCGTCCCCCTGCTCGATCGTGTGGGCAACTTCGGCCAAGTGCTCCACCGGCCGGCTGAAGGCCACCGCCGCGCGGTAGGCCAGAAACATGAACATCACCGCAATGCCCACTCCAATCACCAGCAGGGTACGCTGCAACGCGGCTACCGGCGCCAGCGCGCTGGCGATCGGTTGCCGCACCAGCACCCGCCATTTCAGCTCGGTGGACGTTCCGGCGGTCACAGTCACGATGCCGGTCATGTAGCGATGACCGCCGTCCCAGTCGATAACCGCCGGCTTTCCGTCGGTGGGGAGCGCTGCGGGTATCTTCACCTGTCCCATGTACCGATAGGGGTACAGGATATCTCCCCGTCGGTCGATGATCAACACCTCGACACCATTGAGACCGGCATCCCCCGGCAGGGCATTTTTGATCACCTCATCCACCCAGGCCCAGTGGGCATGGGTGGCCAGCACCCCCCGCAGTCTGCCGGCAGCGTCACGCACCGGTGCCGCAAAATCCACGAATCGGAGCGGTTCGCTGGGATTCTCGGCCTTCAGCTTCTTGGCCAGCAAAACCGCTTCGTGTACGTCGCCGACGAAAACGTTCTCCCGGCCACGGATGAACCATTCCCGCTGGGCCGCCGACACCCCCTCCAGCAGCCCGTCGGCAGCGGTCAGGATGGTTCCCTCTCCATCAGTCACGCCGATCCAGGCGTAATGCCGGTAGGACTGCCGCGCCAAGTCCAGGGTTGTCCTGATATCAGGACTGTCGAGACGTTCACGCGTCAAAAGCGGCGAACGGCTCAACAGCACCACCTCCCGTTCCCGCTCCCGCAGGTTGGCGGCCAGGGAGCCGGCAATGCTGCGGGTGAGCCGTTGCAGCCGGAAACGGCTGTCCTCCTTCATGTGTAACGACGCAACATGGTTAAGGTACAGGGCCACACCGAATCCCACCAGCAGGGCCAGACCGCCGAAGAGCAGGGACAGCCGCAAACGAAAGCTGTTGAATCGTCCGATCATGACCACCCCTCGCACCAGATCAGCATTCCTCCGCCGGACGCAGGTCCGGCAGATTTTCATAGACCTCTTCAACCGTGGCGCACCGGGTCAACACCTGCACCACAACCGGCAGCGGCTCCGGCCACACCTCCGGCAGGTCGGCCTCATCCGGCTGCATCACCGGAAAGGCCAGCCGCTCGTACGGCGGGCAGAAGCGGGCATCCACCCCCGGCTTGTTGCCCCGCGCATCGATGCGGTACCAGCCGTACTCCTCAAGCCAGACCGCGTTCAGGCCGTGCAGGCAATAGGGCGGGCCGGAATCCCCCACCGACAGCCGCTGGTAGCACAGACCGGCAGGTATGGCGTTGGCCCGCAACAGCGCGGCCAGCAGATGGCTCTTGGCGTAGCAGTAGCCGGTGGCGTGGGCCAGCACGTCGGAGGCGACGCAGGTCACCGGATTCCGGCGGTAATCCCAACTGTGCCTGATCTCGTCCCGCACGAACTCGAAACAGCGCCGGGCGATTTCGGTTGTGTCCGCCTGATCCCCGGCCAGCTCACGCGCCGTGGCCAGCACCGCCGGATGCTGCCAGTTGATGATCTCGGTGGATTGGAGGTAGAGGTTCATGGTTTGAGCCTTGGGGCTGGGTTCATATTGTTGCCCTCGTTCGACTAACTTCGTTATTGACCGGTTCGCGCGCGCACGTGCGTGAACCGGTGATCTTCCCAAATGGAATGTTTATCCTGCAAATCCTGGGGTAACCGAACCAACATTATCCAGCCCTACCACCGTATCAGCTTCATCCAATCGTGGAAGAGCCTGCACCATCCAAAACCCGCCACCAGCCATTCGGTTACGCAAGCCCTGCAATAACATCACCGATATGGGGATATCCAACCACCAGCATGCCGTTACTGCGCTGCTGGCGCTCTGTTGCCCCGCAGATGAGCAACCCCGGCCGGGCAGCCGCATTCAGCTTGCGGTAGTGGTCAATCCCTTTCCAGGCGCTTTGCTGGATAGTCGCACCCAGCTTGATCTCTATCGGCACAATGCCTGCCGGCGACTCAAACAACAGATCCACCTCATGTCCGGCATTGTCGCGCCAATAGTAGAGGCGCGGCTCACGCACCATGTTCAGGCGTTGTTTCATCAACTCCGTCACCACAAAGGTTTCAAACAGGGCTCCCACCAAAGGATGATGCGTGATCTGGCCGGGCTGTTCAATAGCCAGCAGGTGGGCGGCCAGCCCCACATCCCAGAAATAGAGCTTGGGGGATTTGACCAGCCGCTTGTTGAAATTCTCAAAATGAGGCTGCAGCAGGGTGATGATGAAGCTGGCTTCCAGGACAGAGAGCCACGCACGGGCAGTTCCGTGGTTGATGCCGCAATCGGCGGCCAGTGAGTTGATGTTGAGAATCTGTCCCGTACGTCCGGCGCACAGGCGTAAAAAACGGGTAAAGAGCGCCAGGTTCTTGACGGCCATGATCTCGCGGACATCCCGCTCAACGTAGGTGGTCAGGTAGAACGAGAGCGCTTCGACAGGGTCCAGTTGATCATTCAGAATGCGCGGATAAAACCCTTCAAACAGCATCTGCGAAATTTCCGGCTGCGCTGCCTGGGCATAGCGCTCCTGAAATGAAAACGGCAGCAGCTTCAGAATGGCCGTACGTCCGGCAAGTGATTGGGTAACCCGCTCCATCAGCAGAAACTGGTGGCTGCCGGTAATAATATAAGCGCCTTTCCGGGTCGGGTCGGCATCCACCAGCACCTGCAATTCCGAGAGCAGGCCCGGCGCCCGTTGAATCTCGTCAATCACCGCGCCGCCTGCCGCGTAATCCCGCAGAAAGCCTTGCGGGTCGTTCAGCGCATAGTCGCGCAGGGCAAGCTGCTCAAGGGAAACGTAAGGCTTATCGGGAAAGGTCATCCGGCACAGGGTGCTTTTACCTGATTGGCGCGGCCCGACTATCGTCACAATCGGGTATTGACCAGCCAGCCGGAGCAATTCCGGCTGTATGGTTCGATGTATGAGCATGTTCAGTAGGTTATCATGAATTCGTACAAATTTACAGTTGAAATGTAATTTTGTACAAATTCATATATCCAGCTTCCAGAAATGAAGCATCTATAAATCGCCTGCGTGGCAGTATCTGTCAATAGTTGCCCCCCTAGAACCCGCCAGCGGCAGCCTGCAGGCGGGCCAGTTCCTCCTTGCGGCGTAACAGAAGCTGCCGCTCCTTCAGCTCCTCCGGCGTTCGCAGGTTGGTCAGGGCTTCGGTTTCAGTGTCAAACACCCAGATATCGTCGGCATTGGTGGTGTCCAGACAGACCCAGCGTTCCGTCACCACCGGTTCCTTCTGCTCGGTGTGGCCGAACAACTGGCGGTAAACGGGATCGAGACGCACGTTCTCGCGGAACGGGTCCAGCCAGAAGATGCCGCCGTAGGGGGCGCGGCCGCCGCGGGCCACCGGCACGTTGAAGAGGGGGCTCCCATGATCCCCCGCGAGGCAGGCGTAAAAATGTGCGTTGATGCAGTCGGCCAGGTAGCGGGAATTCCCCCGGCAGCACCCTCCTGGAGTCAGTCCCCAGCCCCCTTCGGCAAAGCCGGCATGGGTACAGAACCAGCCGTCGGCCCAGTGGGCCGCCACCAGCCGACGGCGTTGCAGCAGGTCATCGAACAGCCGCCGGAACTGGTCCGCGTGGCTGTGCTGGTAGCCGCTGCTGCGCCAGGGGGCCTTGCTCAGGTAGTGCAGGTCATGGTTCCCCCAGAGCATGACCGCATCGCTTGCCGCCAGCAGCTCCACCACCCGCACCTGGGATTCGAAGCTCTCGCGGAAGGAATCCACGTAGTCCCCCAGGGCCACATGGAGCTGGTCCGGACGGTGGGCCAGAAACCGTTCCACCTTGTCCACATTACCGTGGATATCGCCGACAACGATTGCCATTTCCGGTCTCCTCCGCGCCTACGGTCAACTGGCAGCGGGAGGTCGGTACCTGGTGCCGCATCCCGCCATCCGCCGGAATGATACGACGGGTCAGCGTACCAGTCCCGCCGGGTTGAAGGGGGGGATCGGTCCGCCTCCCCGTTCGATGCTGGCGTTGTGCCGCTGCATCGCCGCCAGCAGCCGGTTGACGTCGGCCGTCAACAGGATGCGTTCCTTCACGAAATATTGCCCCAGGCGGGGTTGGCAATGGTGCTGATGTCTGACCAGGAAGGCGGCCTGTTTTTCGGTCAGCAGCCCCAGGGCCACGGCCCGCTCGCCGAACATGCCGGGAATTTCCGTGGCTGCGCGGACCGCCTGGATATCCTTGTCGGTCATCCAGCCCCAGGCCTTGGCGATCTCGCCGTAGGCGGGGCGCTGGTCCCGCTGCCAGCGCATGCCGCGGACCAGGTCCTGCCAGGAGACCTCGCCGGCACAATAGACGAACTGGCCGAACTTCAGCTTGTAGGTGGGGAACACGCCGGTGTAGTACCGTTCGTGCTCTTTTCTGGGCAGTTTTTCCGTGACGGGACGCGGCCGGACGATGGTGGGACGGGCGGGGCGGGACGGGGATGCCGTTGCAGCCTGCTGCCGGTGCCCGGCTGCAGTTAGGCGCGCGGCTTTTTCCTGAGCCGTGCGCAGGTGTTCGATCAGAATGTCCCGGGCCGACACAAGCGAGCTGACCGCCTCGCCGCAACACGGCGAGGTGGCGCACGCGGAATCGGGATGAAGCGTGCGCACCCGCCGCCGGAAGGCCGATTTCACTTCGGCGGGGGTGACCCGCCGTAGATCGGTAGCTTCACCGAACAGTATCCGTACCGCATCAGCTGGCTGCATGATCGTTTGTCGTCCTCATCGCCATGACTCCCCAGGCCAGCCGGCCTGCAAACGGTGCTGTGTTCCGGAGCTCCGGAGCAGTGTTCCTGACAATAGCCGACATCACCACCCGATTCAATCGGGAACTGCCGTGAGCTGGCCGGAACGGTTCGACTGCTCCTGGCCTATTTCTTCAAATAGCGGTTTTTGAGGTTGTACCCCACCATCCATTCCGCCAGACTTCGCTTGGGAAGCTTCCCCAGCAGCTCGGCGGCAATAGCGTCGCCCGTTTCGCCCCTGGCCGCCAGCTCACGGGCCGTGGCGTCGAACAGCGTCAGATACTGCTTCATCTCCCGCAGATCTTTGTTGGAGGAGAGGGGGCCGTGTCCCGGAACGATCTGCTCCGGTCCCAGCGCCAGCAGGCTGTCCAGGGCCGTTGCCCAGCCACCGAAGTCACCGTCCGCCAGGTAGGGATGAAAGTCGGTAAAGAGAATATCCCCGGCAAAGGCCAGCTTCTGGCGCGGTAGCCAGACCACCACGCTGCCGGCGGTATGGGAGGGGGCAAAACGGATCAGCTCCACGGTTTCATTCCCCAGGTCAAGGGTGAGGCGGTCGCTGAAGGAAAGGGATGGCAGCGCGATTTCGGTGCCGGCCATATCCTCAGGTGTCAGCCCGTAGGCCGCAATGTTCTTCAGGATGCCGGGTCCCATTGCTTCCAGCAGGGCACGGTCAGCGGTGTGGGAGATCACCGTTGCCCCCAGCCTGGCGAACACACAGTTGCCGAAAGCGTGATCCAGGTGGGTATGGGTGTTGACCACGTAGCGGATCGGCTTGTCGGTCACCGTGCGGATGTCGGCCAGAAAGCGCCGGGCCTCCTTGTCGGAAATCAGCGTATCCACCACCAGTACCCCGTCCCGGCCGATGACGATACCGGCGTTGGCGGCAAAGCTGTTGGTTGGGGAGGCGTCCCGCACCCCCACGTAAGCGTAGACGTTATCGGACAGCTTGGTCAGGCCGGCACCGGCCACCTGGGCGGTTAAAAGAAGCATGGCTGCCAACAGGGGCATGACTTTCATCAGCATCTGACTCCTCCTAGTTGTGTATGGTGATAATGCGCTACTCCTGGATTCTGCCGCCTCTCGCCAGCAGCCTCCGCATCGTGGCGCAGGCCCCCGCTGTGGGCGGCATTTGCCGCTTCGGTAGTGGTGCCACAGGTGACGGCAATGTCAAGACCAAAACTGCTCCCGCCGTTACCCGCCAACCTCCCTTCCCTCGATGTCAACTGACCGATTGACAACGGCCGCCAACTATGGATACTCGTCCGCATTACACCCAGGCAGGGGGGACAGCATGGCGCTCGTGGAGTGGCAAACGGAGTATAGCGTGGGCAGCGAACGGCTCGACCAGCAGCACCAGCGGATCGTCGGCATGATCAACCAGTTGGGCGAAGCCATGGACACCGGCGCGGAGAAGACCGCCCTGATGAAAATCCTCTCCGATCTGGCCGGTTACACCAAGACTCACTTTGCCGAAGAGGAACGGATGCTGGAACAGTGCGCCTATCCCGCTCTTGGCGAGCACCGCGCCCGGCATGCCGACCTCACCCGGCAACTTGCCGACTTCTACCGCAACTTCTACGTCAAGACCAAGCCCCAGACCAAGGAGGTCATGGACTTTCTGCAGCACTGGCTCTACGACCATATCCTGGAGCAGGACAAGGCCTACGCTTCACACCTCAACGGCTGACGGCTACCAGGTCTGCGTGACGCTCACGGGAGTAACCGCCATGGTGGCGCGCAGCCAGTCGAATTTTGCTTTCAGCAGGTCGAACTCGGGGCCGGAGGTGATGAACGCCGCGGTCCCCTTGATCAGAAAACCGGCCCCCGGACCGTGGAGCCCCCGCACCTTGCTGCTGCCCAGGGTGATCAGCACCTCGGGATTGAAGGCGACATTGGCCTCGGTTCGGTGCATGTAACCGGCCGGTATCAGGATGCGGCCGTCATCCGTAATACGGATATAGCTGTTCCAGGTATTCACCAGGTGTGGCCCCTCCTGGCCGAGGGTCGCAATGGCAACGATGCCGTCCTGTTTCAGAATTTCCAGCAATGGTTCCGGGATCATGGGTACTACCTCCTGTGGCGGGGCTGGTTGTTGTGCAGCCTGAAGTTTATTCAGGGAGCAGCGTACAGGAAAACGGCCCCCGACAACAGGGGCAGTTTTGACACCATCACGGGCGGCAGGGCATAAGTAGGGATTCCCGTCGCCAGCCCTTCGAGCCGGCTCTCACCTGACATTTCCTGTCACACCACCGTGCTATCCTCGGCGCACCATGACCAGCGACCTGATGGACAAACTGAAAATCCTGGCCGATGGCGCCAAGTACGACGTTTCCTGCTCCTCCAGCGGCAGCTCCCGGCGCAACGGCAACGGTATCGGCAACGCCGCATCCTGCGGCATCTGCCACACCTGGACCAGCGACGGCCGCTGCGTTTCCCTGCTGAAAATCCTGATGACCAACCGCTGTATCTACGACTGCGCCTACTGCGTCAACCGCAGCAGCAACGACACGAAGCGGGTGGCCCTGACCCCGGCGGAGGTGGCGGAGCTGACCATCGGCTTCTACCGCCGCAACTACATCGAGGGGCTGTTTTTAAGCACCGGTGTGGTCCGCTCCCCGGACTACACCATGGAGCTGCTGATTCAGGCAGTGCGCACCCTGCGCAGCGAATACCGCTTCAACGGCTACATCCACCTGAAGCTGGTGCCGGGGGCTGACCCGCTTTTGGTGCAGGAGGCCGGTCTCTGGGCCGACCGGATCAGCGTCAACCTGGAGCTGCCCACCCGGGAAAGCTTGGCCCTGCTGGCCCCGGACAAGAGCCGCGATGCCGTGGTGGGGCCGATGCGTCAGGTCCACAGCCTGATTGCAATCAACCGGGACGAGCGCAGGCACTCCCGCACGGCTCCCCGCTTTGCCCCTGCCGGGCAGAGCACCCAGTTGATCGTGGGGGCCACCCCGGACACCGACCGCCAGATCGTCACCCTCTCCGAACAACTCTACCAGCGGCTGGAGCTGAAGCGGGTCTACTACTCGGCCTTTATTCCGGTCATGCAGGACAGCCGCCTGCCCGCCCTGCCCAGATCACCGCTGCGACGTGAACATCGCCTCTATCAGGCCGACTGGCTGCTGCGCTACTACGGCTTTGCCGCCCATGAACTGCTGGACGAGGCCACGCCTAACCTGGACAGCGAGCTTGACCCCAAGACCGGCTGGGCCCTGCGCCACCGGGAGCTGTTTCCGGTGGAGATCAACCGGGCCAGCTACGAGGAACTGCTGCGGGTGCCGGGGATCGGCGTCCGCTCCGCCCAGCGGATCATCCGGGCGCGGCGGCAAGGGCATCTGGGAGTGGAGGAATTGCAGCGGCTGGGGGTGGTGATGAAGCGGGCACGGTATTTCGTCACCGCCAGGGGGCGTTACGCCGGGGATATCCGGCTGGAGAGCGGGCTGT
The window above is part of the Trichlorobacter ammonificans genome. Proteins encoded here:
- a CDS encoding putative DNA modification/repair radical SAM protein encodes the protein MDKLKILADGAKYDVSCSSSGSSRRNGNGIGNAASCGICHTWTSDGRCVSLLKILMTNRCIYDCAYCVNRSSNDTKRVALTPAEVAELTIGFYRRNYIEGLFLSTGVVRSPDYTMELLIQAVRTLRSEYRFNGYIHLKLVPGADPLLVQEAGLWADRISVNLELPTRESLALLAPDKSRDAVVGPMRQVHSLIAINRDERRHSRTAPRFAPAGQSTQLIVGATPDTDRQIVTLSEQLYQRLELKRVYYSAFIPVMQDSRLPALPRSPLRREHRLYQADWLLRYYGFAAHELLDEATPNLDSELDPKTGWALRHRELFPVEINRASYEELLRVPGIGVRSAQRIIRARRQGHLGVEELQRLGVVMKRARYFVTARGRYAGDIRLESGLLRGRLIEPSQKKVVRQMSLPFETPVVDETASTVTGEL